In a single window of the Bacillus mycoides genome:
- a CDS encoding Cof-type HAD-IIB family hydrolase, with amino-acid sequence MTYKMIVLDLDDTLLRDDHTISPRTKEALMTAQEQGVKVVLASGRPTFGMRNVAKELRLEEYGSFILSFNGAKIINCKTNEEIFSSTLSPEIVHNLFEISKTEDVWIHTYIGDDIVTEENNPYTKIEGEITGMPIIEVDDFKTAVKEPVVKVLMNKEAERLVEVEKKLQKQLEGQLSVMRSKPFFLEFTEHGVTKGTSLNQLIQKLGIKREEVIAMGDSYNDQAMIEFAGLGVAMGNAPDDIKEIANYVTDTNMNDGVAKVVEKFVLKSEALV; translated from the coding sequence ATGACTTATAAAATGATTGTTTTAGATTTAGATGATACTTTATTACGCGACGACCATACAATTTCACCTCGTACGAAAGAGGCTTTAATGACAGCACAAGAGCAAGGAGTTAAAGTTGTACTTGCTTCTGGGCGCCCAACGTTTGGTATGCGCAATGTTGCAAAAGAACTTCGTTTAGAGGAATACGGTAGCTTCATTCTATCTTTTAACGGCGCAAAAATTATTAACTGTAAAACAAATGAAGAAATCTTCAGTAGCACGCTATCTCCTGAAATCGTTCACAACCTATTTGAAATTAGTAAAACTGAAGATGTATGGATTCATACTTATATTGGCGATGATATCGTAACAGAAGAAAATAATCCTTATACTAAAATTGAGGGCGAAATTACTGGTATGCCGATTATTGAAGTAGATGATTTTAAAACTGCTGTTAAAGAGCCTGTAGTAAAAGTATTAATGAATAAAGAAGCTGAACGCCTTGTTGAAGTAGAAAAGAAACTACAAAAACAACTAGAAGGTCAATTAAGCGTTATGCGCTCTAAACCATTCTTCTTAGAATTTACTGAACATGGTGTTACGAAAGGAACGAGCTTAAACCAATTAATCCAAAAACTTGGTATTAAACGCGAAGAAGTTATCGCAATGGGCGATAGCTATAACGATCAAGCGATGATTGAATTTGCTGGTCTTGGCGTTGCGATGGGCAATGCACCCGATGATATTAAAGAAATCGCAAACTATGTGACAGATACAAATATGAACGATGGTGTTGCTAAAGTTGTAGAGAAATTTGTACTAAAAAGCGAAGCGCTTGTTTAA
- a CDS encoding purine/pyrimidine permease, which translates to MKLFLSALQWALFILAGSLIVPISVATSYGLDGAEAIAFVQRTLFVLGFAGLLQAIFGHKLPIQEGPAGLWWGIFSLYASLGVVLFGSSNETLKVLQYAFLLSGIICIILSVFGLIDKLVRYFTPTVIGTYLFLLVAQLSGSFLKGMFGLDGQHTEVQPKVFILSLIVILLSFFIMKLPIIGQYSVLFSIVCGWILFACFGLSNPVTPVTDIIRLPSLFVFGMPRIEWNMAITVVFVTLLLLTNMLASIRVVQKVVSKYEENAAPDRFKQAGIITGINQLLGGLFSAIGPVAISGSAGFIATTNIYKRLPFMLGSSFIILVSIFPKITSFFAAIPVAVGYAAIYPVFASMIGLAFREYDTVQNKEQLFKVAGLSIFTGVGVMFVPAGAFSTLPPFLASFLSNGLVLGSVMAILLEILFSRSHEKQPS; encoded by the coding sequence ATGAAGCTATTTCTTTCTGCCTTACAATGGGCACTATTTATTTTAGCTGGAAGTCTTATTGTACCAATTAGTGTCGCAACTAGTTACGGCCTTGATGGCGCTGAAGCTATCGCGTTTGTACAAAGAACATTATTTGTTCTCGGTTTTGCCGGTCTCTTGCAAGCTATATTTGGTCATAAACTTCCTATCCAAGAAGGCCCTGCCGGCCTTTGGTGGGGAATTTTCTCCTTGTATGCAAGTTTAGGCGTCGTATTATTTGGATCAAGCAATGAAACACTTAAGGTCCTTCAGTACGCTTTCCTATTAAGTGGCATCATTTGTATTATTCTTAGTGTTTTTGGACTTATTGATAAACTAGTTCGTTACTTTACACCGACAGTAATTGGAACGTATTTATTCCTTTTGGTCGCACAACTTAGTGGCTCCTTCTTAAAAGGCATGTTTGGCCTTGATGGACAACATACAGAAGTACAGCCAAAGGTATTTATTCTTTCACTCATTGTTATTTTACTATCTTTTTTCATTATGAAGCTACCTATTATTGGACAATATTCCGTTCTTTTCAGTATCGTCTGCGGCTGGATATTATTTGCGTGCTTCGGATTATCTAATCCAGTAACACCTGTGACAGATATAATTCGTCTTCCATCTCTGTTTGTTTTCGGAATGCCTCGCATTGAATGGAACATGGCAATTACGGTAGTTTTCGTCACACTACTACTTCTAACAAATATGTTAGCAAGTATTCGCGTTGTACAAAAGGTTGTTTCTAAGTATGAAGAAAATGCTGCTCCAGATCGCTTCAAACAAGCTGGCATTATAACAGGAATAAATCAATTGCTAGGCGGTCTATTTTCAGCCATTGGCCCTGTTGCCATTTCTGGATCCGCAGGATTTATTGCAACGACAAATATTTATAAGCGCCTTCCATTTATGTTAGGGTCAAGCTTTATCATTCTTGTTAGTATATTCCCAAAGATTACTTCATTCTTTGCAGCCATCCCCGTTGCAGTTGGGTATGCTGCGATTTATCCTGTATTTGCAAGCATGATTGGTCTCGCTTTCCGCGAATATGACACTGTACAAAATAAAGAACAATTATTTAAAGTAGCAGGTCTTTCAATCTTTACAGGAGTCGGCGTTATGTTCGTTCCAGCAGGAGCGTTTTCTACGCTACCACCATTTTTAGCATCATTTTTAAGTAACGGTCTTGTTCTTGGATCTGTAATGGCTATCTTGCTGGAAATATTATTTTCTCGTTCGCACGAAAAACAACCATCGTAA
- a CDS encoding ion channel, whose amino-acid sequence MTIEEISLFQAFWMTMITVLTVGYCESVNSALY is encoded by the coding sequence ATGACAATTGAAGAGATTAGCTTGTTTCAAGCATTTTGGATGACGATGATTACTGTATTAACGGTTGGATATTGCGAATCCGTTAACAGTGCATTATATTGA
- a CDS encoding YwdI family protein: MQVSSDKVLNKMASEIAKAKSSEGQKSKEHLLVVRALCDLLLDEQVEPSTYREPQVQSQIIGSQPITTVQPVMPVSGEPVYIKEEGANGNSLFDF, encoded by the coding sequence ATGCAAGTATCTAGCGATAAGGTTTTAAATAAAATGGCGAGTGAAATTGCAAAGGCAAAAAGTAGTGAAGGACAAAAATCAAAAGAGCATTTATTAGTTGTGCGTGCATTATGTGATTTATTATTAGATGAACAAGTTGAGCCTTCTACGTATAGAGAACCACAAGTTCAATCACAAATAATCGGATCTCAGCCTATAACAACAGTTCAACCGGTTATGCCAGTTTCTGGAGAACCTGTGTATATAAAAGAAGAAGGTGCAAATGGTAATTCTTTATTTGATTTTTAG
- a CDS encoding DUF423 domain-containing protein, with protein sequence MKIFFLLGCIAAGLSVALGAFGAHGLEKKISAKMLEVWKTGVTYQMFHAGGLFVVALLMDKMQSSLLNTAGWLMVAGIIMFSGSLYALSTTGIKFFGPITPLGGVAFIVAWILVGTAVVKGL encoded by the coding sequence ATGAAAATTTTCTTTTTACTAGGTTGTATTGCAGCGGGGCTATCTGTTGCATTAGGGGCTTTTGGAGCACATGGTTTAGAAAAAAAAATTTCTGCAAAAATGTTAGAAGTGTGGAAGACGGGCGTTACATATCAAATGTTTCATGCAGGTGGCTTATTCGTAGTTGCTCTATTAATGGACAAAATGCAATCATCACTTTTAAACACTGCAGGTTGGCTTATGGTAGCTGGGATTATTATGTTCTCAGGCAGTCTTTATGCATTAAGTACAACAGGTATTAAATTCTTTGGCCCAATTACACCCCTTGGTGGTGTAGCGTTTATTGTGGCGTGGATTTTAGTCGGAACTGCAGTTGTAAAAGGGTTATAA
- the gerQ gene encoding spore coat protein GerQ: MTQQQNPYYGTGFYQPSGTYVQPQQMTAQQQQQQQAMQQQAAQAQLAVSQGMLPLEQSYIENILRLNKGKPATVVMTYERGSSLGTQSYTGIIEAAGRDHIVISEPKSGKRFLLLMIYLDYVEFPGEITYLPGQQATYAPRP, from the coding sequence ATGACACAGCAACAAAACCCGTACTACGGAACAGGTTTTTATCAACCATCTGGAACTTATGTGCAACCGCAACAAATGACCGCGCAGCAACAGCAACAACAGCAAGCGATGCAACAACAAGCTGCTCAGGCTCAACTTGCAGTTTCTCAAGGTATGTTACCACTAGAGCAATCGTATATTGAAAACATCCTTCGTTTAAATAAGGGTAAGCCAGCTACAGTTGTAATGACTTATGAACGCGGTAGTTCGCTTGGAACACAATCTTATACAGGGATCATCGAGGCAGCTGGCCGTGATCATATCGTAATTAGTGAGCCGAAATCTGGAAAACGCTTTTTACTACTAATGATTTATTTAGATTATGTAGAATTCCCAGGAGAAATTACGTATTTACCTGGTCAACAAGCAACTTATGCTCCAAGACCATAA
- the cwlJ gene encoding cell wall hydrolase CwlJ, with protein sequence MGVIAHTEEDVKLLARLMRAEAEGEGQQGMLMVGNVGVNRVRGNCLDFKKVRNLRQMVYQNPGGFEATQKGYFYQRAREQDIALARRTIQGQRFWPANFALWFFRPEGPCPPTWYNQQNSGRFKKHCFFQPSGEDCPSVY encoded by the coding sequence ATGGGTGTTATCGCACATACAGAAGAAGATGTAAAGTTATTAGCTAGACTCATGCGTGCTGAAGCTGAAGGAGAAGGACAACAAGGCATGCTAATGGTTGGAAATGTCGGTGTAAATCGTGTCCGCGGAAATTGTTTAGATTTTAAAAAAGTACGGAACTTACGTCAGATGGTTTATCAAAATCCTGGTGGTTTTGAAGCTACTCAAAAAGGGTATTTTTATCAACGAGCAAGAGAACAAGATATTGCCTTAGCCCGTCGAACAATTCAAGGGCAACGTTTTTGGCCTGCAAATTTCGCTTTATGGTTTTTTAGACCTGAAGGTCCTTGCCCACCAACTTGGTATAACCAGCAAAACTCTGGACGTTTTAAAAAGCACTGCTTCTTCCAACCATCCGGGGAGGATTGTCCAAGCGTATATTAA
- a CDS encoding serine hydrolase, whose translation MYMKKILSILLVSLLSFYSLGVTTSHAEEKIHIEAAAALLFDADTGKILHEQNPDELLAIASMSKLIVIYAVLEAIKEGKITWDTKVTISDYAYEVSRNNEFSNVPFEKGRQYTVRELYHSIVIFSANGSSIALAELLAGSEKNFLNLANEHAKKLGLKKYKFVNATGLNNADLKGKHPEGTDPNGENSMSARDMGILSKIIITKYPEMLEDTKQRFRNFPDNHPKPIRMENWNWMLPGAAFSYEGADGLKTGSSDTAGYGFTITAKRGDLRLISVIIKTKSMDERFTESRALIEYGFNNFEKQKLKIDKNNKISVVKGKEDYVTVAPEKEVTVVTAKGSKSPYKISTEADKSLTEDGHLVAPIKKDAKVGSIVLEPSDKYGFLDGNKSIKVTAKTTEEVEKANWFVLTMRSIGDFFSNLWSKVF comes from the coding sequence ATGTATATGAAGAAAATCTTGTCTATTTTACTAGTATCTCTATTGTCATTTTATTCCTTAGGAGTAACAACATCCCATGCGGAAGAAAAAATACATATAGAGGCAGCTGCTGCACTTCTATTTGATGCGGATACAGGAAAAATACTGCATGAACAAAATCCAGATGAATTACTAGCTATCGCTAGTATGTCAAAATTAATTGTTATTTATGCCGTATTAGAAGCAATTAAAGAAGGAAAAATCACTTGGGATACGAAAGTAACTATTTCTGATTACGCTTATGAAGTTTCACGTAATAATGAATTCTCTAACGTGCCGTTCGAAAAAGGACGTCAATATACTGTAAGAGAATTATACCATTCTATCGTTATCTTCTCTGCAAATGGATCTAGTATTGCTTTAGCAGAATTACTTGCAGGAAGTGAAAAGAACTTCTTAAATCTCGCAAATGAACATGCGAAAAAACTAGGGTTAAAGAAATATAAATTTGTAAACGCTACTGGGTTAAATAACGCTGATTTAAAAGGAAAACATCCTGAAGGAACTGATCCGAATGGAGAAAACTCCATGTCAGCTCGCGATATGGGTATTCTTTCAAAAATAATTATTACAAAGTATCCAGAAATGCTAGAGGATACAAAACAAAGATTTAGAAACTTCCCAGATAATCATCCAAAACCAATTCGTATGGAAAATTGGAACTGGATGTTACCAGGTGCTGCTTTCTCTTATGAAGGAGCAGATGGTTTAAAAACAGGAAGCTCTGATACCGCTGGGTATGGTTTTACCATTACAGCAAAACGCGGTGATTTACGTCTTATATCTGTTATTATTAAAACGAAATCAATGGACGAACGTTTCACAGAATCTCGCGCATTAATTGAATATGGATTTAATAACTTCGAAAAACAGAAATTAAAAATAGATAAAAATAACAAAATTTCTGTAGTAAAAGGAAAAGAAGACTACGTAACAGTTGCACCAGAAAAAGAAGTGACAGTAGTTACTGCAAAAGGTAGCAAATCACCTTACAAAATTTCTACTGAAGCAGATAAATCACTTACTGAAGATGGGCATTTAGTTGCTCCTATTAAGAAAGATGCAAAGGTAGGTTCAATCGTCTTAGAACCATCTGATAAATATGGTTTCTTAGACGGAAATAAAAGTATAAAAGTTACTGCAAAAACGACTGAAGAAGTAGAAAAAGCAAATTGGTTCGTATTAACAATGCGTTCAATTGGCGATTTCTTCTCAAATTTATGGTCTAAAGTATTTTAA
- the hemQ gene encoding hydrogen peroxide-dependent heme synthase: MSEATTTLDGWYCLHDLRSIDWAAWKTLSSDERGQAVSEFLNVVEKWNEVATAKKGSHAMYTVVGQKADIMLMILRPTMEELNEIETELNKTTLAEYLVPAYSYVSVVELSNYLPADEDPYQNPQILARLYPELPKANHICFYPMDKRRQGNDNWYMLPMDERKKLMYSHSKIGRQYAGKVRQVISGSVGFDDFEWGVTLFADDVLQFKKLIYEMRFDEVSARYGEFGTFFVGNILPDEKVEKFLHI, encoded by the coding sequence ATGAGTGAAGCAACAACAACGTTAGATGGCTGGTATTGTTTACATGATTTACGTTCTATTGATTGGGCAGCATGGAAAACATTATCTAGTGACGAACGCGGACAAGCAGTGTCTGAATTTTTAAATGTCGTTGAAAAATGGAACGAAGTAGCTACTGCAAAAAAAGGCAGTCATGCAATGTATACAGTTGTTGGTCAAAAAGCAGATATTATGCTTATGATCTTACGTCCAACAATGGAAGAGTTAAATGAAATCGAAACAGAATTAAATAAAACAACATTAGCTGAATATTTAGTTCCTGCATATTCTTACGTATCTGTTGTTGAACTAAGTAACTATCTTCCAGCTGATGAAGACCCATACCAAAACCCACAAATCTTAGCTCGCTTATATCCTGAGTTACCGAAAGCAAATCACATTTGCTTCTATCCAATGGATAAGCGTCGCCAAGGTAATGATAACTGGTATATGCTTCCTATGGATGAACGTAAGAAACTTATGTACAGCCATAGCAAAATCGGTCGCCAGTACGCAGGTAAAGTGCGCCAAGTTATTTCAGGATCAGTTGGATTTGACGATTTTGAGTGGGGCGTAACATTATTTGCTGACGATGTTCTTCAATTTAAGAAACTTATATATGAAATGCGCTTCGATGAAGTAAGTGCTCGTTATGGTGAATTCGGAACATTTTTCGTCGGAAACATTTTACCAGACGAAAAGGTAGAGAAATTTTTACACATATAA
- the pta gene encoding phosphate acetyltransferase — MSNLFTAVKEKVQGKGISIVLPEGTDERILGAAERLAKEELVKPILVGNKEEISAKAASMNLTLAGVDIYDPATYEEMDAMVASFVERRKGKATEEDARKILKDENYFGTMLVYMGKAQGLVSGAAHSTADTVRPALQIIKTKPGVTKTSGVFIMVREEEKYVFADCAINIAPNSQDLAEIGIESAKTAELFGIDPRVAMLSFSTKGSAKSPETEKVVEATRIAKEMAPELTLDGEFQFDAAFVPSVAEKKAPGSTIKGDANVFVFPSLEAGNIGYKIAQRLGNFEAVGPILQGLNMPVNDLSRGCNEEEVYKLALITAAQAL, encoded by the coding sequence GTGAGCAATTTATTTACAGCAGTAAAAGAAAAAGTTCAAGGAAAAGGCATTTCTATCGTACTTCCTGAAGGAACTGATGAAAGAATTTTAGGCGCTGCAGAGCGTTTAGCAAAAGAAGAGTTAGTAAAACCAATTTTAGTTGGTAATAAAGAAGAAATTAGCGCAAAAGCTGCTAGCATGAACTTAACATTAGCAGGTGTTGATATTTACGATCCAGCTACATACGAAGAGATGGATGCAATGGTAGCATCTTTCGTTGAACGCCGTAAAGGTAAAGCAACAGAAGAAGATGCTCGTAAAATTCTTAAAGACGAAAACTACTTCGGTACAATGCTTGTATACATGGGCAAAGCACAAGGTTTAGTAAGTGGTGCAGCTCACTCTACAGCTGATACAGTTCGTCCAGCACTTCAAATTATTAAAACAAAACCAGGCGTTACAAAAACTTCAGGCGTATTCATCATGGTACGTGAAGAAGAGAAGTATGTATTCGCTGATTGCGCAATTAACATTGCACCAAACAGCCAAGATTTAGCTGAAATTGGTATCGAAAGTGCGAAAACTGCTGAACTATTCGGTATTGACCCACGCGTTGCTATGTTAAGCTTCTCTACAAAAGGTTCTGCGAAATCTCCAGAAACAGAAAAAGTTGTAGAAGCAACTCGCATTGCAAAAGAAATGGCTCCTGAATTAACTTTAGATGGAGAATTCCAATTCGATGCTGCATTCGTACCATCTGTAGCTGAGAAGAAAGCTCCAGGTTCTACAATTAAAGGTGATGCTAACGTATTCGTATTCCCAAGCTTAGAAGCTGGTAATATCGGCTACAAAATCGCTCAACGCTTAGGTAACTTCGAAGCAGTAGGACCAATCTTACAAGGTTTAAATATGCCTGTAAATGATCTATCTCGTGGATGTAACGAAGAAGAAGTGTACAAGTTAGCTTTAATTACAGCAGCTCAAGCACTTTAA
- a CDS encoding lipoate--protein ligase family protein yields the protein MSNSRSILSQPEWRIVDQSSLGPTFHALQSFAMDDTLCTSIGNGLSAATMRSWVHHNTIVLGIQDSRLPHLEEGISFLKENDFNVIVRNSGGLAVVLDEGVLNVSLLFQETEKGIDIDLGYDTMWHLIKEMLKDYDVTIEAKEIVGSYCPGSYDLSIRNQKFAGISQRRIRGGVAVQIYLCATGSGSERAALVRDFYNVAIQGEETRFTYPEIVPSTMASLSELLGETITVQDLMMRLLKTLQQFTPKLTSSQLTVDEVPLYETNLQRIIDRNNKALGLEK from the coding sequence ATGAGCAATTCCCGTTCGATTTTATCTCAGCCAGAGTGGCGTATTGTAGATCAGTCTAGTTTAGGACCAACTTTCCATGCACTTCAGTCATTCGCAATGGATGACACGTTATGCACAAGTATTGGAAATGGTCTATCCGCTGCAACAATGCGCTCTTGGGTTCATCACAATACAATTGTTCTTGGCATTCAAGATTCACGCCTACCACATTTAGAAGAAGGTATTTCCTTTTTAAAAGAAAACGACTTCAATGTTATCGTTCGTAATTCTGGTGGACTTGCTGTCGTACTTGATGAAGGTGTTTTAAACGTATCACTTTTATTCCAAGAAACAGAAAAGGGTATCGATATCGATCTTGGATACGATACGATGTGGCATTTAATTAAGGAAATGTTAAAAGATTACGATGTGACTATCGAAGCAAAAGAAATTGTTGGTTCTTATTGTCCTGGTAGCTACGATTTGAGCATTCGCAATCAAAAATTTGCTGGTATTTCTCAGCGCCGTATTCGCGGAGGCGTTGCTGTACAAATTTACTTATGTGCGACAGGAAGCGGATCTGAGCGTGCCGCACTCGTTCGTGATTTTTACAACGTAGCAATTCAAGGCGAAGAAACAAGATTTACGTATCCTGAAATTGTACCGAGTACGATGGCTTCACTATCTGAATTACTTGGCGAAACAATTACAGTGCAAGATTTAATGATGCGCCTTTTAAAAACGTTGCAACAATTCACTCCAAAGTTAACATCATCTCAGCTAACAGTAGATGAAGTTCCTTTATATGAGACGAATTTACAACGTATTATTGACCGTAATAATAAGGCACTTGGTTTAGAAAAATAG
- a CDS encoding RsfA family transcriptional regulator codes for MKVRQDAWTDEDDLLLAETVLRHVREGSTQLNAFEEVGDQLNRTSAACGFRWNAVVRYSYEQALQLAKKHRKDKMRAAGGEQTKKRLLYTPPASAAAITDYEEHVPYETAVQYTEATPYQKPTVPAPKSSITMQDVIYFLQTVGSSNIKVTALENENTRLKQEIKTQILRNEELEKKLEKLEQQSHTVQEDYETLMNIMNRARKLAVMDDEERSQTSFRMDRNGNLEKIAE; via the coding sequence ATGAAAGTAAGACAAGATGCTTGGACAGACGAGGACGATTTATTACTTGCTGAAACGGTGCTTCGCCATGTTCGAGAAGGAAGTACTCAATTAAATGCTTTTGAAGAAGTAGGAGATCAGTTAAATCGCACATCTGCTGCTTGTGGTTTCCGCTGGAATGCTGTTGTTCGCTATAGCTATGAACAAGCTCTTCAACTAGCAAAAAAACATCGTAAAGATAAAATGCGTGCTGCGGGCGGTGAACAGACAAAAAAACGTTTGCTTTACACACCACCAGCTTCAGCGGCGGCGATAACTGATTATGAAGAACACGTACCGTATGAAACAGCTGTTCAATATACAGAAGCTACTCCATATCAAAAGCCGACTGTCCCTGCTCCAAAAAGCTCAATAACAATGCAAGATGTTATTTACTTTTTACAAACAGTTGGATCTTCAAATATAAAAGTAACAGCTCTTGAAAACGAGAATACGAGATTGAAACAAGAAATTAAAACGCAAATCCTGCGAAATGAAGAACTAGAAAAGAAACTAGAAAAATTAGAACAACAATCTCATACTGTACAAGAGGATTACGAAACACTTATGAATATTATGAACCGTGCTCGTAAATTAGCAGTAATGGATGATGAGGAACGCTCACAAACATCTTTCCGCATGGATCGAAACGGTAACTTAGAAAAAATTGCAGAATAA
- a CDS encoding DUF1450 domain-containing protein encodes MGNEFRVCDDCQATNVKTLIPKLKKVDSCATIEVACQSYCGPGRKKSFAFVNNRPVAAPTEDELIVKIEAKLNK; translated from the coding sequence ATGGGAAACGAATTTCGTGTGTGTGATGATTGTCAGGCAACGAACGTTAAAACGTTGATTCCGAAGTTAAAAAAAGTAGATTCATGTGCAACGATTGAGGTTGCATGTCAGTCTTACTGTGGCCCTGGTCGTAAAAAATCATTCGCGTTTGTAAATAATCGTCCAGTTGCGGCTCCAACAGAAGACGAATTAATTGTAAAAATTGAAGCAAAATTAAATAAGTAA
- a CDS encoding FecCD family ABC transporter permease → MEASARSIEQQDVNVKEIKSRPLVASIILIAGTILLALSMAVSISFGAADISLKTVWQAVFQFDGSITHHNVIQELRMPRAIGGVVAGAFLAVSGAIMQGMTRNPLASPSLMGITDGAVFGIAIMYAFFPNSPYLMFVIASFIGAAFGASIVYGIGSSSPGGLTPVKLALAGAAISALLGAISSGIALYFNLAQEVSMWNAGGVAGVKWQSINMLVPIGLVCLIIAIMMSRYITILSFGEEIAIGLGQNTTLIKFIGTVLVLVLTGSAVSMAGSVGFVGLVIPHMTRFLVGSDYRWVIPCSAVLGGLLIECADMLSRVINPPFETPIGAITALIGVPFFLYLARNEGRGKM, encoded by the coding sequence ATGGAAGCGAGCGCAAGGAGTATAGAACAGCAAGATGTGAATGTTAAAGAGATTAAGAGCAGACCGCTCGTTGCTTCTATTATTTTAATAGCAGGCACAATTTTGTTAGCTTTAAGTATGGCAGTTTCTATTTCGTTTGGTGCAGCAGATATTAGTTTAAAGACCGTTTGGCAAGCTGTATTTCAGTTTGATGGTTCCATAACGCACCATAACGTAATTCAGGAACTTCGCATGCCTAGAGCAATAGGGGGCGTAGTTGCAGGTGCTTTTTTAGCGGTATCAGGTGCAATTATGCAAGGTATGACACGAAATCCACTTGCATCTCCATCGTTAATGGGGATTACAGATGGTGCTGTATTCGGAATTGCAATTATGTATGCATTCTTCCCTAATTCACCTTATTTAATGTTTGTTATCGCATCTTTTATTGGAGCTGCGTTTGGAGCGAGCATTGTATATGGTATTGGGTCTTCTTCACCAGGTGGATTAACGCCTGTAAAATTAGCTTTAGCAGGTGCAGCAATTAGTGCTTTATTAGGGGCAATTTCATCTGGAATTGCATTGTATTTCAACCTTGCCCAAGAGGTAAGTATGTGGAATGCAGGCGGTGTTGCCGGAGTGAAATGGCAAAGTATTAATATGTTAGTACCGATTGGTCTTGTTTGTCTCATTATAGCAATTATGATGTCGAGATATATCACAATTTTAAGCTTTGGTGAAGAAATTGCGATTGGACTTGGTCAAAATACGACATTAATTAAATTTATCGGAACAGTACTTGTTCTTGTATTAACAGGTTCTGCGGTTTCTATGGCAGGATCAGTTGGATTTGTTGGACTTGTAATTCCGCATATGACTCGTTTCCTTGTAGGCTCAGATTATAGATGGGTTATTCCATGTTCTGCGGTCTTAGGTGGATTGCTAATTGAATGTGCAGATATGTTATCTCGCGTTATTAATCCACCATTTGAAACGCCAATTGGAGCAATTACAGCGCTAATTGGGGTGCCATTCTTCCTCTACTTAGCACGTAATGAAGGGAGAGGAAAGATGTGA